The Indicator indicator isolate 239-I01 chromosome 32, UM_Iind_1.1, whole genome shotgun sequence genome segment agcagcacagggagagttCTACAGGAGAACTCAGGCACTCCATAGCACAGAGTTCTGGATCTTCCTTTGCTGCAGATGGAGGGGCATGAAACACACACAGGGTCACCACAGACCTCAGCTTGCCCTTATCCCTGGCACACACAATTCACTCTGTTAAGCACATTCCTTCCCAGAgaagcctggctgcagcagccttcagAACCAAGGAGAGAGCAGTCCTCTCCTCCAGGGTCCCCCCTACCCCAGCTCTCAGTGGTTtctcaccagcagcagcagcagcacttcaaaCCCCATTAGCCCCTGAGTTAGTGTCCTCAAAAGGCCTTCTGCTGGAATCCCTAATATTGTAATAATCCTCCCCACCTTTATCTGCTTCACACATCGCTGTGCTGTAATTGAGATTCCCTGACTCTAACATACCGCCTTCTGCATATTTTAAAGGCACTCATTCCAGCCTCCACACAGAGCATCACCTAAGCTGGTCAGTATTTTACTTGGTTACATTTCTCATCTTACTTTTTCACATTTTGTCTGACCCTTCTGCTAGACCTGAGTTGCAGTGTCACACTTTCATATGtacttttccctcttcttcccccATGATTTTATCAcagctttcctctctcccagcttggTGGCACTTGTTACTACTTTTTGGACTGTTTGCTTACTGAGGCTTCTGTTCTCTGGTGAAAGATGACTTGTCATTCTTTCTTCAGCAGCCTCTTTCTCCAGCCAAGCTCCATCAATAATTCAGCCAGGCCTTGCTAACATCAGCTCTGGATGAATATGACACTGATGCCAATGAACTGGCTGAAAGGGTTCAGGAGATATAGGCAAGCGATTTCTCTTAatctttttaatctcttttctgAACTTCTAAAAATTGAGTTAGTTCAGTGAataaagcacagagcagggagtCTGACATAGTTCAGAAGGAGCCAAGAGGCTTAAGCAATTGATGTGCTAAAGCccatcaggctctgctcccttgcttgTCTCCACCTGCTCTGGTAGTACCTTGTACATTACTGGGGACAGCCCATCCCCATTCACATGCTCCTGGCTTAGCAAGATGTTGGAACATGACTGCAACATGTTGAGACAAACACCTTTGTGGATCTTTGCTTATGAACAGCCTTGCTTGACTAGCCTCAGGCaaaagccagcagctccagaaaggTTACTCAGATCTTTCACTTGCCCACCTAGAGACCCTGCAGATTGCTTGCCAGTGTTCACTGCTCAGTTCTATTCACGGCCTCATTAACTTTCTTTTGTTGAGCATTATCCCAATGTCCAGCACCTCTTCAATTCCCAGTGTCCTTGGCCAAAGCAGCCTGCAGCGTAACAGCTCAGACCTCATACTTTTGTGGGAGGAGCAATCTGTAGGCAGAATTGCTTGAGAGATGACTGCTATGCCAGACATCATTCTAGCAGCTTAAACAGCATGTGGAGCATgtggcagctccagcacaggagtAACCAAGACATAaagctgctcagatggaaccagCTATAGATGCACAAACTCTTGGTGCATTGTTAATGAGTGCTTAATTCAGGCACTGATCTCTGCAGCTATTGCCAGGCACTGAAGCATTTGAAGCTGCCTGTTAAGAGCAGCTGTTTGGAGTGACTCGGAAGCTATAGGTAGGACCCTGTTGACAGAGCATGTGTGATTtccacagcaaacagctttgTCTTCCTGCTTGCCTCACTGGCCACTCACTAAACTTACACATTTGGAGAGAgctcagagaaacagaaggaataATTAGCTGAGTGGAGGGTAGTAACAGGCTTGAGGAAGCTTTTTCCCTCCTAGGCATTGTTGTACTCACCGAGGGTGGGTAGAAGGCTTGAACTTGTTACTAGTTGGCAGCTGCTCTAAGGCTTTCCTGGACTACAGTCATTGTCTTGATTCCCATTCCAGGGAAGAGAAAGTGCCAGAGGTAGTTTTCTGTCAAGGATGAAGAGCTGAATGGGGTTCAGGTCCCACACTAATTTTGAACTGGAGTAGCTAGAACCAGCCTTCATTACTGGTCTGCTCTTTACAGTACAAATGCAAGAGCTGAGCAATGATAATGCCTCCATAGCCCTAACTAATCAGTAGGTGTGGAAGAAAGAGGACAGCTACTCAATTAAGAGACAATCTTAATTGAGTAGCTGTCTAATTGAGGGTGCAATCTTCTCAACATGAGAACACGAAGGAGATCCAGACTCGGCTTTACAGCTAGCAGTGCTGAGCAAACCCTTATGACCACAAAGAAGCTGTACTGATACTGGCAGTAGAAAGGGGCACTGGGAAGGAAGTGGCAAATCTCaccagaaagagaaaggagggtTGGCACTGACACCAACGAAGTGCCCTTCTGTaggcacacagcagctgcaccaTCCATGCTGTTTGTAGGGTCACAATTATGGTAAAGTCCAACCCCAACCTTTGCAAAAGTCTGATCCTTCTAGTTTCCTCTTTTCAAGCCAAAAAGCCTCCTTCAGGAGGAGCATTTTTGTCTTCCCCTGATGCCACCTAGTGACCACTCCCAGCGTGTTCAGCTAGAGCTCAGCACTTGGGTGAGGCTGGGAGCCACACTACCATCCCAGTTTTAGAAGAGGGAAGGATGATGCAGCCTTGTGGGGCCAGTGATCGACAAGGATTACATATGATGCTAGCAGGGAGATGgcagctggaaaacagcttgGAAACCTGCTCAGGGGCAGCCTTTAGGAGTAGAGAACAGCTTAGACTGAAGGTTCTGacatctgcagcacagaggacAAGAGAAGGTGGAGCTTCACAAAACAGGTAATGGAATCACTCTTCAGATCACTCTTATTTGTGATAGTAACTTGTCCTCCCTAGAgacaagggaaggaggaagtcAGACCATCTATGGAGCACCTCTAGATGTCTTCTGACAAGTACAGCAAACTTTCAGGGCCTCTGTTTCCACCCTCCCCAAAGAAGGACACCAACCCAACTGATGTCACCTTAACCAGAGCCGAGTGTTTAATGGATTGCAAGGGAGTGAGGCCGTGCAGGGGTTGTGCTGGGAAGATCCCCACTGCACAGTGGTGCCACGGAGCCTTTCAAACAGAAGTCAGAAGGTAGGGGCAGATCTGTCTCATAACAGAGTACAACAAAAACCAGCTTCAgcatctgggggtgctgggggcagcacTAGAAATAACGACGCCTCCTAAGGACTAACAAATACCCAGGCCTGAGGCATCTCAGCATGACTGAGATGAGAGATATGTCAGCACTATTGACTCCCCAACATCAGTACTTAACAGCAGGCAATGATTTAAGgtttgttttatatatatatatttatatttatatatataaagcgCCTATCACCATAAACATTCTTTGGAACCACTCTGCAGCAGAGGTAAGAGCAGGGCTCAGCTTGTCCTTACCTCAGCACTTCTGCTTCCaactgatttaaaaacaaacaaacaaaaaaagccacaagactttgctgccagcctgcctggcTGGTGTTTAATACTGCTACTCCATCAGGGTTGGAGAGAGACCTATTGTGAATGGCAACAGTTTGCACCGTGActtctccagctgtgctgcagaagagCACAGATGTGGCAGGAGGGCAGTGGGATAGGAAGGCTCAGACctgtcaccagcagcagggagctcccagtaggagagagcaaagctgactgTGCACAAAgctctcactctctctgcttAAGGCCGAGTCAGTGACCCCTCTGGACTCTTCGCAGGTGTCAGAAGATCAGCAGACAGAAATAAGTGTCAGTTATAAATACATCATGTCAGttgggggagggctggaggtggGAGAGGAGAATTTAGAATGGgtgcagggaggagagaaaggaaaaaggcatCTTACGTTTCCAGCACTGGAAAGAACAGTTTTGACCTCACGCAATAAGTCACTGGACCTTTTCAATAGTCTTATCTGGCTTATGCCCCATCATCTTTAACACATCAAAGGGAATGTTGGCTGGCAAAGGGTTAAACAATCCCACACAGTGGAGAGCAAATCTGCAGTCTGCTGGGAAGGTCCCAACCACATCACTGACGATCTCAGGGTCCAACTtgaaggaaggaagcagcttCTCAAGTCTCACACATCGCTCAGGGCCTGGAGACAGCCAAAGGCAAAGTAAGTGTCAAGACagacctctgccaggctctgaaACACAACCACGACATTGGCCTTCATCCCTAGGATGCTCTAAGGAGACTTCTTCTGGAACCTGCAGGTGCAGCTCAGTTAGGAGATGATGGAATGATACAGAAATACAGACTAGCCTTCAAGGCACACTAAACCACACCAGAGCATCCCTTCTTTACCCTCTGCTTTGCCCCAGAAACCACAACCATATCCTATCTAAGGCCTTTGGAGCTTTGCAAAGGTAAACACCAGTTCTGTAGGCTCTTGGACTTCATATTGGTAGGTGACGTAGAAGTGATCTgccatccagggatgggacatcaaCCCAAAGAACAATTCCAAACTGAACTCCAGACTTCCCCTGCTGACTCACACTCTCTTATGTCATACAAAATGCTGTTCTGCCCTGACTTGCTCACAGAAGCATTTACAGCTGCAGTCCTGTATGCTCCTACTGTTGCTGAATAAAATTCATCTCACTCTTGCTGGGGCAGTAGCACGCAGCCTTGCTTACCTTCCGTGCAAATTCTGGTAGAATGAAAGCTGCCCTGTGAATGTCAGAGTTGTAGTACTTCAGATTCCTCTCCTCCACCTGTTGCTGTGAGAGCTGCTGCACAGGCTCCCGGAAATTTGTGTTCTGCAAAAACAAAGGCAGGTAGCTCTGTAGCATTTGGGTAAGAAGCAAAAAAGGCTGTGAGACAGTCATCTTGATGCATGGCAGAGAACCAACAGGGGCTCTTGTAGGGACATAGATGACTCTGTTCTAGTACGAGAGCAAAGGTTCTGCAGTTCTGCACTCTGTACCTTGTGTGCCTAGCCCTTTTTCACAGCATTAGGTCAGGCTGCCTGTGAGCCACGTGCCAAGATGAAGCTGTCAGACTGTGCCTGAGCAACTGAGAAGCAAGGCTTTTGCTCTTCAGAGAAGCGTCCACAACTGGATTAAGTCAGGCACAGTGCATGCTGGCAGTGCCCCAGATAAATCACAGAgagcagaagtgctgctggcTCCCTAAGCCACTGCGACAGTTGCATTAAAGGCTGTAGGCAGCAGAATGGGGAGAAAGCAGACCCCACATCCTAACACTGACTCCCGATATGGAGGCCTCCCCATGAGCAGATTACCCATTGCAAGCTGATTCTTGTCATCAGATGCCTGCTTTGCAACTGCTGGTATCAACAGGGCAAAGCCTTAACAGGCTCTGGAAACTGGTAGTGGCTTCCTCCCTGTCAAGCCATTGTACCAGAAAGAGCCATGCCCTTTTCTTAGGCAGCTGGTTACATCACTGGTCAGTTCTGCACTTCATTCAGCACTGAACaagctgcactgcagctctggggccctgagctggcagagctggagcccaGCATGACTCTAgaagccccagagctgggagaGCTCAGTGCCACAGCTCAGGTTCTGTAAGGGACAGCCTGAGGCAGGCTCTGATGGTGTTTTCAGGAAGTGGAAAAGGGCACTTCAGGTGCCTGAAGCTCACCGGGTTCTTGCTGCAGAGCATGAAGCCAATCTGCCCGCTGGGGTATGTGGGGATGGTGCAGTAGGCGTATTCCACCACAGGGAACAGAGACTTGCAGAACTGACGCATCTCCTTAATGAGATCCAGGTGCAGCCACTGGCACTCACCTACggggaaaagaaagacaagatgcaaggtgagagctgcccctctgctctgtgccagctcAGCAGGGGTTCCAAGTCCCAACCTGCTCCGCTCCATGCAGCTCAGGTGGTTTCACAGGCAAGACAAGACCCTTGTGCCAGGCTTAGTGAGCGCGgtgcagctgcttctgtggcagggagctggaaagGATTTCACTCCCTGTGTCATTTCTCCCCAAGAAGACAGTGCCCTTTGTGCTTCATGCTTTGCATGCCAAGATCTGGTATCAGCCTCTGCCCAGAGCATCCTCACCTTGGCAGCAAAGAATCCCGTCCTCTCGCAGGGCTGTCTTCATCAACTGGTAGTAAGATTCTTTGAATAAGCTTTCTGCAGGACCTGCAAGAGAAGTGAGTAGGGAGAGTCTAAGACAGTGAGCTTCTGAGTTTTCTGAATGCTCAGTCTGCACAGGGACATTTTAAATGGCTTTTCAGTGACCATGGAGATAATCTGGGAGCAAAAAGTTCCGACCCTGGGAGAAGCCCAGCCTGCACCTAGCACAGCAAACCCACTGGGATTTTAGTGCTGCTCAATGGCAAGTTCAGAACCAGTACCAAGGAAAGTCCCAGCAACTGCCTCTTGCTGCTGTGAGCATTTGTAACCTGAACTCCTGCTCCAAAGTGCCTTTTAGGGATGGCTAGCTCTGTGTTGAAGACACCAAGAGTGAAGGTGAGTCAGGCACTCACCCACAGGTCCCTAAAATGAGACTAACATTTGGTCCCTCTCACCATCAGTTTTCCCTTTCAGAATGACAGGAACCTCACTACAGCCATCTCTAGGGTAGGCAGCTACACCAAAAGCATATGAACTCCTGCTTCATTAGCAGGCACATGTGTTAAACTGTCTGTGCCATCATAGGGCTGTGTCCCTCATGGGATTACTGGACTCAAGGATCAGCGCTCTGCCAGAAGCAGTAGCTGCTGGAGTTGAATTTTGAGGAGGGAAACGTGACAGCTAGCTTGAAGCCTTGCTAATACAATTTTCTGGTCTTcgttcttccttttctctaccAAAAGAGCCAAGTCAGTAATGGTCTTTTCACTTGAAAGGAGCCTGGGCAGGCTGGCATTGCTTCTAAGAGGTaggcagaagagaaaaggagaaggagtgTGGAAAGCAGCACCCTTCTACAGCCCAAGTCCTTACCCATGGGGTCAGATGAATCTGTGATAATCACATCAAAGGCTTCTTGATTCTGTTTCATGAACTCAAAACCATCTCCGACGTGCAAGGTCAACTTAGCACTGGAATACCCTACTGCCATCCCTGGGAGGTACTTCTTAGATACCTGGATCACATCCTGCAACACAGAAAGCACACGTAGGGTCAGTAGGGGCTACAAGGAGCTGATTCTCAGGccactgcacagctgcaggagcagtaCAATGAGCTGTTTCCTTCCATGCCTTCAGCACAAATCCAACTTGCTAGCGAGATCCTCAAGAGCTGTCAGCATCTTTGGCCAACAAGCTACACTCGGCCCTCTCCTATGGCCCCAGGGTTCAGCAACACTGTTGGTCTGATACACAGTCCTATCAATCACCCCAGAAGACATAGTATTCTCTAAATGGTTACACAGCCACTGCCCTAGGCCCAACAGTTACACTGAACATTACCAGCTTCTCACAGCTCGTAAAGACAAAAAATATGCTGGTGTCAGGCTGTGCTTGTTCAAAACCAGGCACATATGCTTACTTAGTGCAGCACTCAAAGGGCACAGCCTCATCagtctctcacagcaaactttCTAAGAGAGCAAAGTATCAGAAAAAATTGAACGAGAGGAGAAGGAACAGGCCATCTATCACAGAAACAAATTCCCCCTGCTTATTTCCTGCTTCCAGTCACAGGAGACTGCTTAACAAAGTGACCATCCTGCTCCATGAGAAGTAGACTCTGCTCTGcatggagggagaagggaaagcagcacCTTGCCAAAGCCAGAGCTCTCGTTCTCCAGACCCCGTGCTTGGCCCACGCTGGCCTGGAAAGGCCTGTACCGTACGTGTGTGAAAGAAATCACATGGAGGAGGCAGCCAGCTGCCACGTAGATGACTCGCAAGGCAAAGAGGTGGCGCTGTCAGTGTCACGCCAGCAGAACCGGCACCGAAGGCGCTTGCTGgtgacaaggggcagcaggtgaAGCCGCAGCTCCTGGGGATGCTGTAAAGAGGGTCTGCTTTCCGTGTGGCTGCCTGCCCGTCTGGACGGAGCCCCCGGAGCACCTCTGCACAGCCGGCAGCCCAACGCACCTCATCGATTTCGCACTGCACCACGGATTCCACGGTCGGGTGTTTCACCACCTCCCGCAGCACTCCCCCATCGCCGCCACCAATGATCAGCACCTATAAGAGGAGAGGGCAGAAAAATGGCCATCAGCGGGGTAGGCTCACTCGGGAATGTTCACAGCACGGCCTGAAACCCCCCAGTCCGCCGGGCAGGTCCTGCCCCGGAGATGCGCTCCGGGGGCCCACGAGAGCTGCCTACCCAGCTCTGTCAAGCGCCGGGCGTATGTGCGCCCAAAACGCCTGCCTCTTGCCGCCGCAGTCCGAAGGGGCAGGTTGGGAGGCCAGGAGCCGGGGGCCGGTCCGTGGGCTAGGGGAGACCCCCCAGAGGAGACCGGGGACAACTCACCTTGCGGGGGTTGGGATGACTGCATAAGGGCAGATTGGCGATCATTTCCTGGTAGGAGAATTCGTCCCGCTCCGTGCACTGGATCACCCCGTCCAGGACCAGGACGTTGCCGTAggtggtgctgggcagagcGGGGAAGCGCGGTTGGAGCCGGCCCGCATCCCGGGCCGCGCTCCCCCGTCTCTTCCCAGCGCCCCTAGGCCCCACCGCATGGCGCTGGGCGCCGCTTTTCACCCCTTCGCCCCCCACCGCCGCCTTCCCGGGGACGCCCTACGGGCCTCGCCGCACCTGCGAAAGACGAGTATCTCCTGGTAGCGAGAGCgctggtggtggaggagctCCTCCACCTGCAGCGACATGGCCTGCCCCGGCCACAGCCGGCACGTCTCCCGGAACCAGCCCTCCTGGATCAGCGCCGCCGCCCCGCGCTCCATCCCGgcccggccgccgccgccgcctgaCCCCGCCGGCGCGGGAGCCGAGCTGAGGGGCCCACGCGCCGCCCCGCCCCACCCGCCAGCGCGCGGCGCCGCAGAGCTCCCATTGGCGGCCCGGGCGCCGCAGCACTCCCATTGGCCCGCGGGGCAGTGACGTCGGCGCCAGCAGGGTAGGGCGGCCCGAGCCCCGGGGCCACGCGAGGCGGCGCGGCAGCAGCGGAGCCGCCCCCGCGCCGGCGGGGAAAGGGCGCGTCCGTGTGCCCCGGGGCTCCGGGCAGCTAGGGCACGGCACGGCCCGGCCGGCTTCCCGCGCCACAGAGGCGGAGCCTGGGCGCAAGGCGAGAGGCTGCCACAGCGCCCGGCTGAGCTCCGCGGGCTGCAGATACGCTAGGGACCAAGAGCACTCCGAAACAAAGTCTCGTCTGCGTGTTTAAAAGGTTAGAGATTGGAAAAGCTGGCTCCGGTCTAGCGTTCGTTTCCCTCAGTGTGGAAGAGCTAACTTCGGGAGAAAGACCGAGGCTGTCCGAACCAGGTGGTTCCCCAATCGGATTCTGCACAGATCTTCACCACAGTTAAACAGTCGCAGATGATGGGGTCCTACTGCTACAACCCCATCTGACTCACAGCTGTAAGCAGGTGAACAAAGCACACGTGGATTTAGTAGTCATCTCTGTCAAACATCTTGAGACCCTGTGGCAGTAAGCCACAAGTCTTAAGGGAAAAGAGATTAAAATCAGGCTCATTCCTGAAACATCACCTTGCTTGGAACAAAGTAGCTGAATCCGAGTTAAAGAAACTAACGACATGACActacctctgcagccagcagggctttTTGTAAGCACTGCTCCTTCCCCAAGTCAGAACCAGTGAAGGTGGGGAAGCTGACAAGAATTGGCTGCTCCTGCAACTTAAAGGCAACTGCTGCTTAGCTGCTTCGTTTCAAATCCTTCTCCAACatccagccctgcaggcaggttTTACAAGCAGAAAGGACCGCTGTTCTGCATCACAACACTGCTCACACCAAGATACCCAAGGAGGAAAAACCCTCTTCTGTTCCCTTCATCCCTCAGATATATAGgaaaaaactgaaacaaacaagCCCCCAACCTCCTCAGTCTTGAGAACAAAGCTTCAGGTTGGGATAGAGAAGGAAGTTTTGACTGCTACCCACTCAGTCCTTGCACCTGGCCTAGTGGTCAGAGAAGTAAATCCTGTCATTGCAAGCAGCAACAAGCCAGCATGGAATGGAAAATCCTAAGTCAGAAAAGGAAATCACAGATTAAAGACAAGGCTTTTGGGAAAGGAGCAAGGTCTGTTGCTCAGAACACCAACCAGTAATCCAGGAAGTAACTCTGGTGCCGACTTACCCCAGCTTCAAGCAAAGCCTCATCTCAGCCTGACCCTTCAGTCCTCCTGACTGGTAACTACAGTAGCTTTGCCAGCCTTCAGCTGTCAGCATTTAGAATAAGCTCTGCCACccatgcatccatccatccatgcaaGTACAGGCTGACACACTTTCTACAAAGGCTTCAGGATAACTCACTGTAGGTATTTAACTCCTGGACATGTTAGTACAGCTGTGCTGagactcagctgcagcacagagcttcaCTGGCTTTCCCTAACCCAACACTGCACTATGCGTTTTTCATTTCTACCTAGCACTATAGCTTTCACTCTCTGACTTTACAGTCAAATCACTGGTGTCTGATTCAGAAAGCAGCATAagcctttttctccctttgcttAAAAATACAAACACTGACAGGTAAACCCTCATTTTTCACATTACCTTGTCTTGTGCAAGATGAGCTGTGCAGTTCAGTCTGTAAGCAAGGTCTAACACAAAAGAGTCTGGCTTTATCTCCTCCTCAGGACTACTGGGGTTTGAGTCATATCTGCTGAATCTATTATTTTTATCCTGGCTTTAGATACCAAGAGGTTGCTCTCATACCCCACTGACATGCTGGATTTGAAGCAGCTCCAAGCAGCGACAAGTTTCACCTAACTGTGTTTGAGGACACAGGATAAACTTTCAAAATTAGAAACAAAGCAACATTCTGAGTGTAATTAGGAACCCCGCAATATGAATAGAATAAGTGATATGAATTTAGatgttttcccttttgaaaTAAAGGGATTTTAAtggctttaaaaaacatttctgtacaAAAACTGCTCAATGAccagtgttttgctttcctaTGGTGACAATACTTCTGACTATTGTTCTGTTCAGCAACTCCCACAGGTCCTGCAACAGGAACTATCTCTTTGGCCAGTGGTGCTTGGAACCCCTGCAAAAGACAGTTACAGAAAGATGTTAACTTATGCTCTAAGTTCAAGACTGAAAACCTGTCCTAGATTACAGTGATCTGAGAAATGCTGATGATGCAGACAGCACCTTTCTCCCTCCAGTGCTGCCCTTATGAGTTGCTCTTTTAGGATAATACACAAGGATCACACCTAGTAAGCCACACTAAGTGTCTATTCAGAGCAAGAATGTTAGCATTTGGCAGTACTGATATTTATCTTCCTCCCAAGCTAGGCAAATGTTCTCCCCACCTCTACTTATCTTTGTGGCCAAAGAAAGCAACTCCCACATCTATTAACACAAACTTTTTCCTCAGCATTTCAAACCTTCCACCCAGACTTGTCTTTGATTGCATTAAGCCTGactaggcttttttttcctctttcttttttttcctcctttaaacTGACGTCAAGCCCTGATGCAACCTCTTCCCATTAAACATGTGCT includes the following:
- the SRM gene encoding spermidine synthase: MERGAAALIQEGWFRETCRLWPGQAMSLQVEELLHHQRSRYQEILVFRSTTYGNVLVLDGVIQCTERDEFSYQEMIANLPLCSHPNPRKVLIIGGGDGGVLREVVKHPTVESVVQCEIDEDVIQVSKKYLPGMAVGYSSAKLTLHVGDGFEFMKQNQEAFDVIITDSSDPMGPAESLFKESYYQLMKTALREDGILCCQGECQWLHLDLIKEMRQFCKSLFPVVEYAYCTIPTYPSGQIGFMLCSKNPNTNFREPVQQLSQQQVEERNLKYYNSDIHRAAFILPEFARKALSDV